One window from the genome of Esox lucius isolate fEsoLuc1 chromosome 23, fEsoLuc1.pri, whole genome shotgun sequence encodes:
- the LOC114830145 gene encoding bile acid-CoA:amino acid N-acyltransferase-like isoform X2, which yields MLRLSSCCRLASTAARTSYFPARVKVTARGHMYKKWSSTMAAISPILTVQPTRGLVDEKIMVVVKNLPQCFAVTLHSLLYSEGEDYWEAFGNYTSDDKGTVTVSQDPSVGGTYEGTEPMGLLWSMQPVPGSRTGLRLRKMNVLTPMVVHISVYSGHVTEGFSKQSPLATVDIERWYLAPGVRRIDIRENGVKGTLFIPPGPGPFPGVLDLWGGGGGLVEYRSGLLASHGFVSMALEYLSSEISASKVDDKYFEPRCCVCVSGSHVQPVNKSLSEFFSKVITDMNSSRWDDGGHLNVSDLSVSIPTEPGEKVDVGRIKCPVILIVGEDDQSWATVESAEDMTQMMRAAGNEHLLTTFRYPGAGHLIEPPYTPHVRASNFTLQQTGEKVVMLWGGFLKLHADAQEDSWEKSICFLQHHLYPRQDSVSQGKL from the exons ATGCTGCGATTAAGTAGTTGCTGTCGCTTAGCGAGCACTGCCGCACGGACTTCGTACTTTCCTGCTCGAGTAAAAGTAACTGCTCGCGGACACATGTACAAGAAATG GTCTTCCACCATGGCTGCGATTTCCCCGATTTTGACAGTGCAACCCACCCGAGGACTCGTGGATGAGAAAATCATGGTGGTCGTTAAGAACCTACCCCAGTGTTTCGCCGTGACCCTACATTCTCTGCTTTACTCAGAGGGCGAGGACTACTGGGAGGCGTTCGGCAATTACACCAGTGACGACAAAGGAACGGTAACAG TGTCGCAGGATCCCAGTGTTGGAGGAACATATGAAGGCACAGAACCCATGGGTCTACTGTGGAGCATGCAGCCTGTTCCAGGGAGTCGAACAGGCCTCCG GTTGAGAAAGATGAATGTCCTCACTCCCATGGTGGTACACATCTCTGTGTACAGTGGTCATGTGACTGAGGGCTTCAGCAAGCAGTCTCCCCTAGCAACTGTTGACATAGAGAGATGGTACCTGGCACCAGGTGTTCGCAGAATTGACATCAGGGAAAATGGGGTCAAAGGCACCCTGTTTATACCCCCAG GTCCTGGACCCTTCCCTGGTGTGTTGGatttgtggggtggggggggtggactGGTGGAGTACCGATCTGGACTCCTGGCATCACATGGTTTTGTTTCCATGGCTCTAGAATACCTTTCCTCTGAGATCAGTGCCTCAAAGGTTGATGACAAATATTTTGAG CctagatgctgtgtgtgtgtcagtgggagTCACGTCCAACCAGTCAACAAGTCGCTCAGTGAGTTTTTTTCAAAGGTTATAAC GGACATGAATTCATCCAGATGGGATGACGGGGGTCATCTAAACGTTAGTGATCTCTCTGTGTCTATTCCAACTGAGCCAGGAGAGAAAGTGGAT GTGGGGAGAATAAAGTGTCCTGTGATCTTGATTGTCGGCGAGGACGATCAGAGTTGGGCCACAGTGGAGTCTGCCGAAGAT ATGACCCAGATGATGCGTGCAGCAGGAAATGAACACCTGCTGACCACGTTCCGATACCCTGGTGCTGGACACCTCATTGAGCCACCCTACACTCCCCACGTTAGAGCCAGCAACTTCACATTGCAACAAACAGGAGAGAAAG TGGTCATGTTATGGGGAGGGTTCCTCAAGCTACATGCAGATGCTCAAGAAGATTCCTGGGAAAAGAGTATCTGTTTTTTACAGCATCATCTCTACCCCAGGCAAGACTCAGTCTCTCAGGGCAAGCTGTGA
- the LOC114830145 gene encoding peroxisomal succinyl-coenzyme A thioesterase-like isoform X1 gives MLRLSSCCRLASTAARTSYFPARVKVTARGHMYKKWSSTMAAISPILTVQPTRGLVDEKIMVVVKNLPQCFAVTLHSLLYSEGEDYWEAFGNYTSDDKGTVTVSQDPSVGGTYEGTEPMGLLWSMQPVPGSRTGLRLRKMNVLTPMVVHISVYSGHVTEGFSKQSPLATVDIERWYLAPGVRRIDIRENGVKGTLFIPPGPGPFPGVLDLWGGGGGLVEYRSGLLASHGFVSMALEYLSSEISASKVDDKYFEKAFRIVQEHPLVMKDSVSLFGLSFGTSVTLKMAAYSKAISPRCCVCVSGSHVQPVNKSLSEFFSKVITDMNSSRWDDGGHLNVSDLSVSIPTEPGEKVDVGRIKCPVILIVGEDDQSWATVESAEDMTQMMRAAGNEHLLTTFRYPGAGHLIEPPYTPHVRASNFTLQQTGEKVVMLWGGFLKLHADAQEDSWEKSICFLQHHLYPRQDSVSQGKL, from the exons ATGCTGCGATTAAGTAGTTGCTGTCGCTTAGCGAGCACTGCCGCACGGACTTCGTACTTTCCTGCTCGAGTAAAAGTAACTGCTCGCGGACACATGTACAAGAAATG GTCTTCCACCATGGCTGCGATTTCCCCGATTTTGACAGTGCAACCCACCCGAGGACTCGTGGATGAGAAAATCATGGTGGTCGTTAAGAACCTACCCCAGTGTTTCGCCGTGACCCTACATTCTCTGCTTTACTCAGAGGGCGAGGACTACTGGGAGGCGTTCGGCAATTACACCAGTGACGACAAAGGAACGGTAACAG TGTCGCAGGATCCCAGTGTTGGAGGAACATATGAAGGCACAGAACCCATGGGTCTACTGTGGAGCATGCAGCCTGTTCCAGGGAGTCGAACAGGCCTCCG GTTGAGAAAGATGAATGTCCTCACTCCCATGGTGGTACACATCTCTGTGTACAGTGGTCATGTGACTGAGGGCTTCAGCAAGCAGTCTCCCCTAGCAACTGTTGACATAGAGAGATGGTACCTGGCACCAGGTGTTCGCAGAATTGACATCAGGGAAAATGGGGTCAAAGGCACCCTGTTTATACCCCCAG GTCCTGGACCCTTCCCTGGTGTGTTGGatttgtggggtggggggggtggactGGTGGAGTACCGATCTGGACTCCTGGCATCACATGGTTTTGTTTCCATGGCTCTAGAATACCTTTCCTCTGAGATCAGTGCCTCAAAGGTTGATGACAAATATTTTGAG AAAGCATTCAGGATTGTTCAAGAGCACCCATTGGTTATGAAGGACAGTGTTTCGTTGTTTGGGCTCAGCTTTGGTACATCAGTGACCCTCAAAATGGCAGCCTACTCCAAAGCCATCAGC CctagatgctgtgtgtgtgtcagtgggagTCACGTCCAACCAGTCAACAAGTCGCTCAGTGAGTTTTTTTCAAAGGTTATAAC GGACATGAATTCATCCAGATGGGATGACGGGGGTCATCTAAACGTTAGTGATCTCTCTGTGTCTATTCCAACTGAGCCAGGAGAGAAAGTGGAT GTGGGGAGAATAAAGTGTCCTGTGATCTTGATTGTCGGCGAGGACGATCAGAGTTGGGCCACAGTGGAGTCTGCCGAAGAT ATGACCCAGATGATGCGTGCAGCAGGAAATGAACACCTGCTGACCACGTTCCGATACCCTGGTGCTGGACACCTCATTGAGCCACCCTACACTCCCCACGTTAGAGCCAGCAACTTCACATTGCAACAAACAGGAGAGAAAG TGGTCATGTTATGGGGAGGGTTCCTCAAGCTACATGCAGATGCTCAAGAAGATTCCTGGGAAAAGAGTATCTGTTTTTTACAGCATCATCTCTACCCCAGGCAAGACTCAGTCTCTCAGGGCAAGCTGTGA
- the LOC105010427 gene encoding acyl-coenzyme A thioesterase 1-like, translating to MPKQMLFLVAVTEDASVGGTYEGTEPMGLLWSMQPVPGSRTGLRLRKMNVLTPMVVHISVFSGHVTEGFSKQSPLATVVIERWYLAPGVRRIDIREDGVKGTLFIPPGPGPFPGVLDLWGGGGGLVEYRSGLLASHGFVSMALEYFIVDTNRPPTLHFKIFEEAFRIVQEHPLVMKDKVALYGLSFGTYVTLRLAAYSKSVSPRCCVCINGSHDPPVHNLLYKLFVHVMHTQNETRSDQEGQVVRRDLILPIPIESKETVDMGRIECPLMMVIGDDDQNWSTSAEDMTQMMRAAGSEHLLTILRYPGAGHLIEPPYTPHTRASIFVMPPKRDKMIMLWGGSPKPHADAQEDPWVFPATTLLEPQ from the exons AtgccaaaacaaatgttatttcttGTTGCAGTGACTGAGGATGCCAGTGTGGGAGGAACATATGAAGGCACAGAGCCCATGGGTCTACTGTGGAGCATGCAGCCTGTTCCAGGGAGTCGAACAGGCCTCCG GTTGAGAAAGATGAATGTCCTCACTCCCATGGTGGTACACATCTCTGTGTTCAGTGGTCATGTGACTGAGGGCTTCAGCAAGCAGTCTCCCCTAGCAACTGTTGTCATAGAGAGATGGTACCTGGCACCAGGTGTTCGCAGAATTGACATCAGGGAAGATGGGGTCAAAGGCACCCTGTTTATACCACCAG gtCCTGGACCCTTCCCTGGTGTTTTGGATTTGtggggaggaggtggtggaCTGGTGGAGTACCGATCTGGACTCTTGGCATCACATGGTTTTGTTTCCATGGCCCTAGAATACTTTATTGTTGACACAAACAGACCACCAACACTCCATTTTAAAATCTTTGAG GAAGCTTTCAGGATTGTTCAAGAGCACCCCCTGGTGATGAAGGACAAGGTTGCGCTGTATGGTCTTAGTTTTGGCACGTATGTCACACTCCGCTTAGCAGCCTATTCTAAATCAGTCAGC CccagatgctgtgtgtgtatcaATGGGAGTCATGACCCCCCGGTCCACAACCTACTCTACAAATTATTTGTACATGTTATGCA cacccAGAATGAAACACGGTCTGATCAGGAGGGCCAAGTGGTCCGTAGAGACCTCATTCTGCCTATTCCAATTGAGTCTAAAGAAACAGTGGAT ATGGGGAGGATAGAGTGTCCGTTGATGATGGTCATTGGGGATGATGATCAGAACTGGTCCACATCTGCTGAGGAT ATGACCCAGATGATGCGTGCAGCAGGAAGTGAACACTTGCTGACAATTCTCCGATACCCTGGTGCTGGACACCTCATTGAACCACCCTACACCCCTCACACCAGAGCCAGCATCTTCGTAATGCCACCGAAAAGAGATAAAA TGATCATGTTGTGGGGAGGGTCCCCAAAGCCACATGCTGATGCTCAGGAAGATCCTTGGGTTTTTCCTGCAACAACTCTACTTGAGCCACAATGA